In Colwellia sp. M166, a genomic segment contains:
- a CDS encoding tetratricopeptide repeat protein, which translates to MDIHQTEEQQVEAIKTFWSNNGNAIIAGLAIGFAGFIGLNYYNDHKLQQEVNASEAYQTMLEEASLDGAAFAAAGETFIAENENSTYSMLTAIALAKEAAETQDWAQAETYLTTAIAKSVDDGIKAIATVRLARVQLQLEKYQQALATLSAKLPASFNADVEEVKGDIYFKQGKSELARTAYQAAIDEASEGSNPALQMKLDDLAQVIDLSK; encoded by the coding sequence TTGGATATACATCAAACAGAAGAACAACAAGTCGAAGCAATCAAAACGTTTTGGAGTAATAATGGTAATGCGATTATCGCAGGTTTAGCCATTGGTTTTGCAGGCTTTATAGGTCTTAATTACTACAATGACCACAAACTGCAACAAGAAGTGAATGCTTCAGAGGCTTACCAAACTATGCTTGAAGAGGCGTCGTTAGATGGCGCTGCTTTTGCAGCTGCAGGTGAGACTTTTATTGCTGAGAACGAAAATTCAACTTATAGCATGCTAACGGCTATTGCTTTAGCAAAAGAAGCTGCGGAAACACAAGATTGGGCACAAGCTGAAACTTATTTAACCACAGCAATTGCCAAATCTGTTGATGATGGCATTAAAGCCATTGCGACAGTACGTTTGGCGCGAGTGCAGTTACAGTTAGAGAAATACCAACAAGCGTTAGCGACATTATCAGCAAAATTACCAGCTTCATTTAATGCTGACGTTGAAGAAGTGAAGGGCGATATTTATTTTAAACAAGGTAAGTCGGAATTGGCTCGTACTGCCTATCAAGCAGCAATTGATGAAGCAAGCGAAGGCAGTAACCCGGCATTACAAATGAAATTAGACGACTTAGCGCAAGTCATTGACTTAAGCAAATAG
- the der gene encoding ribosome biogenesis GTPase Der, with protein sequence MLPVVALVGRPNVGKSTLFNRLTRSRDALVADYPGLTRDRQYGKAEVEEHPFIVIDTGGIEGDEKGIDALMAEQSLIAIDEADAVLFMVDARAGLTSADQGIASHLRKQDKKVFLVANKVDGIDADSAVADFYSLGLGDAVHQIAAAHGRGVTQLLTLALTPHIEELGRPQAQENDEFDGEYDENINNEALDQKNIDEAPEETDTIKLAIIGKPNVGKSTLTNRILGEDRVVVFDMPGTTRDSVYIPMEHNGRPYTLIDTAGIRRRKNVTDIVEKFSVIKTLRAIEDANVCLLIIDAQEGISDQDLSLLGFILEAGRSLVLAVNKWDGLDDHVKDRIKSELDRRLGFIDFARIHFISALHGTGVGHLYESVEEAFVSATKRISTSMVTKILDMAVFDHQPPMHQGRRIKLKYAHAGGYNPPIIVIHGNLAKNLPISYKRYLMNYYRKSLKIMGTPIRIEFRETSNPFAGKKKLTYTEQKKMARATQGYKKD encoded by the coding sequence ATGCTTCCTGTAGTAGCACTTGTTGGGCGACCTAATGTCGGTAAGTCAACATTATTTAATCGATTAACGCGCAGTCGAGATGCGTTAGTTGCAGACTATCCTGGCTTAACTCGTGATCGCCAATACGGCAAAGCGGAAGTTGAAGAGCACCCTTTTATCGTTATTGATACCGGTGGTATTGAAGGTGATGAAAAAGGTATTGATGCTTTAATGGCTGAACAGTCACTGATCGCCATTGATGAAGCCGATGCGGTTTTGTTTATGGTTGATGCCAGAGCAGGTTTAACTTCTGCCGATCAAGGTATTGCTAGTCATTTACGTAAGCAAGATAAAAAAGTATTTTTGGTCGCCAATAAGGTTGATGGTATTGATGCCGACTCTGCCGTTGCTGATTTTTACTCGCTTGGTTTAGGTGATGCAGTACACCAGATTGCGGCTGCACACGGTCGTGGTGTTACCCAACTATTAACGCTGGCATTAACGCCTCATATTGAAGAGCTGGGCAGACCACAAGCACAAGAAAATGATGAGTTTGATGGTGAGTATGACGAAAACATTAATAATGAAGCATTAGATCAGAAAAATATCGATGAAGCGCCAGAAGAAACCGACACCATTAAACTGGCTATTATTGGTAAGCCTAATGTTGGTAAATCAACGCTAACTAATCGCATTTTGGGTGAAGACCGAGTTGTGGTATTTGATATGCCCGGTACCACGCGAGATAGTGTTTATATCCCAATGGAACACAATGGTCGACCATATACACTGATTGACACCGCAGGTATTCGTCGCCGTAAAAATGTCACTGATATTGTTGAAAAGTTTTCAGTGATTAAAACCTTACGTGCGATAGAAGATGCCAATGTTTGTTTACTGATTATTGATGCCCAAGAAGGCATTAGCGATCAAGACTTAAGTTTGCTTGGCTTTATTTTAGAAGCCGGACGCTCTTTAGTGTTAGCGGTAAATAAATGGGATGGTTTAGATGATCATGTTAAAGATCGTATTAAATCTGAGTTAGACCGTCGTTTAGGCTTTATTGATTTTGCCCGTATTCATTTTATTTCAGCGCTACATGGTACAGGTGTTGGTCATTTATATGAGTCAGTCGAAGAAGCATTTGTTTCAGCGACGAAACGTATTTCTACTTCTATGGTAACTAAGATTCTAGATATGGCGGTGTTTGATCATCAGCCACCAATGCATCAAGGTCGCCGTATTAAATTAAAATATGCTCATGCCGGTGGTTATAACCCGCCAATTATTGTTATCCATGGTAATTTAGCGAAGAACTTACCGATTTCTTACAAGCGCTATTTGATGAACTACTACCGTAAATCATTAAAAATTATGGGCACACCAATCAGAATTGAGTTTAGAGAAACCTCTAATCCATTTGCTGGTAAGAAAAAGTTGACCTATACCGAGCAAAAGAAAATGGCGCGGGCAACACAAGGTTATAAGAAAGACTAG
- the hisS gene encoding histidine--tRNA ligase: protein MSKAIQAIRGMNDCLPSETGIWQMVETVLRRVASNYGFAEIRMPIVESTALFKRSIGEVTDIVEKEMYTFEDRNGDSLTLRPEGTASCVRAGNQHGLLYNQEQRLWYMGPMFRHERPQKGRYRQFHQFGLEAFGIATPDIDAEIILLTSRLWRELGINEFVTLELNSLGSNEERAQYRDALVAFLTEKEQLLDEDSKRRMHTNPLRVLDSKNPDVQAALIGAPKLADYFGEESSAHFASVCQRLDAAGVKYVVNDRLVRGLDYYNRTVFEWVTSSLGAQGTICAGGRYDGLVEQLGGKSTPGFGFALGIERLVLMLTSLEKANNIRAQVDAYVIMLGTDVEITANGLAEQWRDQVPDIRLQSHCGGGNMKKQMKRADKSGAQIALILGEDEIAQNMVTVKYLRGQQEQQSLPLEQVPSLLTNLL from the coding sequence GTGAGTAAAGCAATTCAAGCAATTAGAGGTATGAACGACTGCCTACCTTCTGAAACAGGTATTTGGCAAATGGTAGAAACTGTATTGCGCCGAGTAGCTAGTAATTATGGTTTTGCTGAAATACGTATGCCGATCGTTGAGTCTACAGCCTTATTTAAACGCTCTATTGGTGAAGTAACCGATATAGTTGAAAAGGAAATGTACACCTTTGAAGACCGTAATGGTGATAGTTTAACCCTACGCCCAGAGGGAACGGCAAGTTGTGTACGTGCAGGTAATCAACATGGCTTACTTTATAACCAAGAGCAACGCTTGTGGTATATGGGGCCTATGTTTCGTCATGAGCGTCCACAAAAGGGGCGTTATCGTCAATTTCACCAATTTGGCTTAGAAGCCTTTGGTATTGCGACACCGGATATTGACGCTGAAATCATTTTGTTAACTTCTCGACTTTGGCGGGAACTTGGCATCAATGAATTTGTCACACTAGAGCTAAATTCTTTAGGTTCGAACGAAGAACGAGCCCAATATCGTGATGCCTTAGTCGCGTTTCTAACTGAAAAAGAACAGCTTTTAGATGAAGATAGTAAACGTCGTATGCACACCAACCCACTGAGGGTTTTAGATAGTAAAAACCCTGATGTGCAAGCAGCATTGATAGGTGCACCTAAATTAGCCGATTATTTTGGTGAAGAATCGAGTGCTCATTTTGCTTCAGTATGTCAGCGTTTAGACGCTGCAGGCGTCAAGTATGTGGTCAATGACCGCTTAGTACGCGGTTTAGATTATTACAATCGCACTGTCTTTGAATGGGTAACGTCTAGCTTGGGGGCACAAGGTACTATCTGCGCTGGTGGCCGTTATGATGGTTTAGTTGAGCAACTTGGTGGTAAGTCAACGCCAGGTTTTGGCTTTGCTTTGGGTATTGAGCGCTTAGTGCTGATGCTAACCAGTTTGGAAAAAGCAAATAATATTAGAGCACAAGTTGATGCTTACGTTATTATGCTCGGCACTGACGTTGAAATTACCGCTAACGGCTTAGCAGAACAATGGCGAGATCAAGTGCCTGACATTCGCTTACAAAGCCATTGTGGTGGCGGCAATATGAAAAAACAAATGAAGCGTGCGGATAAATCGGGAGCCCAAATTGCATTGATTCTTGGTGAAGATGAAATAGCTCAAAATATGGTAACGGTAAAATATCTGCGTGGACAACAAGAACAACAAAGTTTGCCACTTGAGCAAGTGCCAAGTCTTTTAACAAATTTACTTTAA
- a CDS encoding RodZ domain-containing protein — translation MKQEHIILKNEEEQLSEISDDIEIVGPGRMLKEARKIKGLSQQQVADKLNFRISLVENIEVEQFDLSLPSAFNRGYLKSYAKLVNISQEDILNSYDQLGGSQRQCAEMQSFSKGTEKQAEHNMLMWISYLILAILVTATVVWWLQSPSEQPEPILTETAELAVADNNNTEPSNLSDSASAIELNNEVSTEQQETLANALDNTIDTVTAPASTLPTTVDDSVKVTIEPLNAEQSPVVEASTTLQVVSDNEIMANDDELTVPLADVVFTFSGDCWVNIYDATGERIAWGVKKSGYIMRISGQAPFSVTLGKPELVQIDYNDVSVDMTTFNAGNIAKFSLPLAP, via the coding sequence ATGAAGCAAGAGCATATAATATTGAAAAATGAAGAAGAGCAATTATCAGAAATATCTGATGATATTGAAATTGTTGGCCCTGGTCGTATGCTTAAAGAAGCACGAAAAATTAAGGGCTTAAGCCAGCAGCAAGTGGCAGACAAATTAAACTTTAGAATATCACTCGTTGAAAACATTGAAGTTGAGCAATTTGATCTTAGCTTACCTTCGGCCTTCAACCGTGGCTATTTAAAAAGTTACGCTAAGCTAGTTAATATTTCCCAAGAAGATATCTTGAATAGTTATGACCAACTGGGGGGTTCACAGCGTCAATGTGCTGAAATGCAAAGCTTTTCTAAAGGTACTGAAAAACAAGCTGAGCACAATATGCTAATGTGGATTTCTTATCTTATTTTAGCCATTCTAGTGACGGCAACGGTAGTTTGGTGGTTGCAATCACCTTCAGAACAGCCAGAGCCGATATTAACTGAAACGGCTGAATTAGCAGTGGCAGATAATAATAACACTGAGCCCAGCAACTTATCTGATAGTGCCAGTGCAATTGAGCTAAATAATGAAGTTAGTACTGAGCAGCAAGAAACTTTAGCGAATGCACTCGACAATACTATAGACACTGTGACAGCGCCAGCAAGCACTCTACCAACAACAGTAGATGATAGTGTTAAGGTCACAATTGAACCGCTTAACGCTGAACAATCCCCAGTAGTTGAAGCGTCAACTACGCTTCAAGTAGTCTCTGATAATGAAATAATGGCTAATGATGATGAATTAACCGTACCTTTAGCGGATGTGGTGTTTACTTTTTCTGGTGATTGTTGGGTTAATATTTATGATGCTACAGGTGAAAGAATTGCTTGGGGCGTTAAAAAATCAGGTTATATTATGCGTATTTCTGGTCAAGCGCCATTTTCTGTTACCTTAGGTAAGCCTGAATTGGTGCAAATAGATTACAATGACGTTTCGGTTGATATGACGACTTTTAACGCCGGAAATATTGCCAAGTTTTCATTACCACTAGCGCCTTAA
- the bamB gene encoding outer membrane protein assembly factor BamB: MSKRFNKKLLAICFLAVGISACSSTDDENEELKVAELTEITALFDPVVKWDASIGSGVGDYFSRIKPAVAYGKVFSVSRAGEAYAFDENSGEQIWHVDLSDIDNKRGFFDDKEPALISGGVVAGINKVFYGSENGAVIALEAESGELSWQSKVKGEVIAAPALDSGKLVVNTASGVMKAFNASNGQDDWQVEQDVPPLSLRGISAPVISGGGVIVGSADGSLSVYILEQGRQGWTADIGEATGSTELERVVDVDSTPLVYGENIYTVSSRGNLSAVELRSGRVLWQRQYSSYREISISGNSLFLTDVKGHVYAIDRNNGLELWSQLSFMNRSVTGPVPIGNYVVVGDFEGYLHWLDQATGEVVARHHVDSSGIYTTPTVANGVLYAQSRDGDLEAITIPE, from the coding sequence ATGAGTAAACGCTTTAACAAAAAGCTCCTTGCTATCTGCTTTTTGGCGGTAGGGATTTCTGCGTGTTCATCAACTGATGACGAAAACGAAGAATTAAAGGTTGCGGAGTTAACCGAAATTACAGCTTTATTTGACCCTGTAGTTAAATGGGACGCTAGTATTGGTAGTGGTGTGGGTGATTACTTTTCTCGTATCAAACCCGCGGTTGCTTATGGAAAAGTTTTTAGTGTTAGCCGTGCCGGTGAAGCATACGCATTTGATGAAAATAGTGGCGAGCAAATTTGGCATGTAGACTTAAGCGATATTGATAACAAACGTGGCTTTTTTGATGATAAAGAGCCGGCGTTGATCAGTGGTGGTGTGGTTGCTGGTATCAATAAAGTATTCTATGGCAGTGAAAATGGTGCTGTTATTGCGCTTGAAGCTGAGAGTGGTGAGTTATCGTGGCAAAGTAAAGTTAAGGGCGAAGTTATTGCAGCCCCAGCACTTGACTCTGGCAAGTTAGTGGTTAATACCGCTTCGGGTGTAATGAAGGCATTTAATGCGTCAAATGGTCAAGATGATTGGCAAGTTGAGCAAGATGTACCGCCATTATCACTACGAGGTATCAGTGCGCCGGTTATTTCTGGTGGTGGTGTTATTGTTGGCTCCGCTGATGGTTCTTTGTCTGTTTATATCCTTGAACAAGGTCGTCAAGGTTGGACGGCTGATATTGGCGAGGCAACAGGCTCAACAGAATTAGAACGCGTGGTTGATGTTGACTCAACACCATTAGTTTATGGCGAAAATATTTACACTGTGTCTTCGCGCGGCAACTTAAGTGCGGTTGAATTACGTTCAGGTCGCGTGTTATGGCAACGCCAATATTCATCGTATCGTGAAATTTCGATTAGCGGTAATAGCTTATTTTTAACGGATGTTAAAGGCCATGTTTATGCCATCGATCGTAATAATGGTTTAGAGCTATGGAGCCAACTATCGTTTATGAACCGAAGTGTGACAGGACCGGTTCCGATCGGTAATTATGTAGTAGTTGGCGATTTTGAAGGTTATCTACATTGGCTAGATCAAGCAACCGGTGAAGTGGTTGCACGCCATCATGTCGATAGTAGTGGCATTTATACAACACCAACCGTTGCCAATGGTGTTTTATATGCTCAATCGCGCGATGGCGATTTAGAAGCGATAACTATCCCAGAATAA
- the pilW gene encoding type IV pilus biogenesis/stability protein PilW, whose protein sequence is MMAKLSTIFIVLLSTMSLTACVTQNYGHDKSTPLIENEASNNEIAMTRISLGLGYLKMGNTQQAKLNLAKAKRFAPNLVQVHTAFAHYYETVGEADLAIEAFEHALSLNSDDADTLNNYGVFLCRQEKYAAAEQQILKAIAIPSYILVAQSYENLALCQLKAKQFNKAEIYLEKAIAHSPNSASSLYQMMRLQYAKSNYTSAQSYLYRYEKSTRRFSAEALALAFKIFTKQGNKAIAENYGNMLVKMFPHSFEAKQYILNELYRLDADKLAEQYRDSLANGKKTTKKKRVVVLSPKVVAISEKSDLSSQGLKPMMVNSVMPTVKQKLESQEKIARENNKPTMVSLPIHTVEQGDSLFTVAKQHNIAVNRLKRWNKLRSPYILKIGDVLYLADPKLAAKH, encoded by the coding sequence ATGATGGCAAAATTATCAACGATTTTTATCGTGTTGCTAAGTACGATGAGTTTAACCGCTTGTGTGACGCAAAATTATGGCCATGATAAAAGTACTCCGTTAATTGAAAATGAAGCAAGTAATAATGAAATAGCCATGACCCGAATTTCTCTCGGCTTAGGCTATTTAAAAATGGGCAATACTCAGCAGGCGAAACTCAATTTAGCGAAAGCTAAACGTTTTGCGCCTAATTTAGTGCAAGTGCACACAGCATTCGCTCATTATTATGAAACGGTTGGAGAAGCTGATTTAGCGATAGAGGCTTTTGAGCATGCTTTAAGCCTTAATAGTGATGATGCCGATACCTTGAATAATTATGGTGTATTTTTGTGTCGCCAAGAAAAATATGCTGCTGCCGAACAACAGATCTTAAAAGCTATAGCGATCCCTAGCTATATCTTAGTTGCACAAAGTTATGAAAATTTAGCACTATGTCAGCTCAAAGCTAAACAGTTTAATAAAGCGGAAATATATCTTGAAAAAGCCATTGCGCATAGTCCCAATAGCGCAAGTTCGTTATATCAAATGATGCGTCTACAATACGCGAAAAGTAACTATACGTCAGCACAAAGCTATTTATATCGCTATGAAAAATCAACGCGTCGTTTTAGTGCCGAGGCATTAGCCTTAGCCTTTAAAATATTTACCAAACAGGGCAACAAAGCTATTGCTGAAAATTATGGCAATATGCTGGTAAAAATGTTTCCTCATTCTTTTGAGGCAAAGCAATACATTTTAAATGAACTATATCGGCTTGATGCTGACAAACTAGCTGAACAATACCGAGATTCACTTGCTAATGGTAAAAAGACAACAAAGAAAAAGCGCGTTGTGGTATTGTCACCGAAAGTTGTCGCGATTTCAGAAAAATCAGACTTGAGTAGTCAAGGCCTCAAGCCAATGATGGTAAATTCAGTTATGCCAACAGTGAAACAAAAGCTTGAATCGCAAGAAAAAATAGCTAGAGAAAACAATAAACCAACTATGGTGTCATTACCTATTCATACTGTGGAACAAGGCGATAGTTTATTTACTGTTGCTAAACAACACAATATTGCGGTGAATAGGTTAAAACGCTGGAATAAGCTGCGTAGTCCTTATATTTTAAAAATCGGTGATGTACTTTATCTCGCAGACCCTAAATTAGCTGCGAAACACTAA
- the ispG gene encoding flavodoxin-dependent (E)-4-hydroxy-3-methylbut-2-enyl-diphosphate synthase, producing the protein MFKESPIIRRKSRQIMVGNVPVGGDAPITVQSMTNTLTTDVAATVGQIKALEAVGADIVRVSVPTMDAAEAFREIKRQTNIPLVADIHFDYRIALKVAEYGVDCLRINPGNIGREDRVRSVVECARDNNIPIRIGVNGGSLEKDIQERYREPTPEALLESAMRHVDILDRLNFHEFKVSVKASDVFLAVGAYRLLAKQIDNPLHLGITEAGGLRSGSVKSSVGLGLLLAEGIGDTLRISLAADPIEEIKVGFDILKSLKLRSRGINLIACPSCSRQEFDVISTVNALEQRIEDIMTPMDVSIIGCIVNGPGEAIVSDLGLTGSSKKSGYYLDGIRQKERFDNNNLVDQLEQRIRAKAKLLDASNKIEIKEVE; encoded by the coding sequence ATGTTTAAAGAATCTCCTATTATTCGTCGAAAATCCCGTCAGATCATGGTGGGTAATGTACCTGTTGGCGGCGATGCCCCTATTACTGTCCAGTCAATGACTAATACCTTGACCACAGATGTTGCGGCAACTGTCGGACAAATTAAAGCTCTTGAAGCTGTTGGTGCTGATATTGTTCGAGTCAGTGTACCGACAATGGACGCTGCTGAAGCTTTTCGTGAAATAAAGCGCCAAACCAATATTCCGTTAGTTGCTGATATTCATTTTGACTACCGTATTGCTTTAAAGGTAGCGGAGTACGGTGTTGATTGTTTGCGGATTAACCCCGGCAATATCGGCCGTGAAGACAGAGTTCGCTCGGTGGTTGAGTGCGCGCGTGATAACAATATTCCGATTAGAATCGGTGTTAATGGCGGCTCTTTAGAAAAAGATATTCAAGAACGCTACCGTGAACCGACACCGGAAGCTTTGTTAGAGTCGGCGATGCGTCATGTTGATATTCTTGATCGTTTAAATTTTCATGAATTTAAAGTCAGCGTCAAAGCTTCTGATGTATTTCTTGCTGTTGGCGCCTACCGTTTACTGGCGAAGCAAATAGATAATCCTTTGCATTTAGGCATTACTGAAGCTGGCGGCTTACGCTCTGGCTCTGTTAAATCATCGGTAGGCCTAGGGTTATTATTAGCAGAAGGCATTGGAGATACCTTGCGTATTTCATTGGCTGCTGATCCTATCGAAGAAATTAAAGTTGGTTTTGATATTTTAAAATCATTAAAATTGCGCAGTCGTGGTATTAATCTTATTGCGTGTCCAAGCTGCTCTCGTCAAGAGTTCGATGTTATCTCGACGGTAAATGCACTAGAGCAGCGCATTGAAGACATTATGACGCCGATGGATGTATCTATCATTGGCTGTATCGTTAACGGTCCGGGGGAAGCAATCGTTTCTGATCTCGGTTTAACCGGCAGCAGTAAAAAAAGTGGCTATTACCTTGATGGTATCCGTCAAAAAGAGCGTTTTGATAATAATAACCTTGTTGACCAACTTGAGCAGCGTATACGTGCTAAAGCCAAGTTATTAGATGCCAGTAATAAGATTGAGATAAAAGAAGTCGAATAA